From one Coffea eugenioides isolate CCC68of chromosome 11, Ceug_1.0, whole genome shotgun sequence genomic stretch:
- the LOC113752762 gene encoding putative multidrug resistance protein: protein MEESEPENKKKKTRNPRTSQGSLRLVLKHADLLDTLLMILGTIGCFADGSSVAANMLVLGSLMNSYGRGASAFNPDDINKYALELFYVAVLVGSGAFLEGFCWARTAERQTSRLRTRYLQAVLRQDVGFFDKVDGTSMTSQVVLSISTDTLTIQGVISEKIPNFITNMAMFTTAQLAALYLSWRLAVIGIPALLMLIIPGLVYGKLLSSVGQKIQEAYAVASGIAEQAFSSIRTVYSYVGEQQTTSRFSSALEPTLNLGIKQGLLKGMAIGSIGLIFAVWALEGWYGSILVIEKGLKGGDCFTAGVCIIFGGVALGSSLVNIKYFAEANIAAATIFQMIERIPSIDSTDPKGETINDVKGELEFKDIDFAYPTRPDNLVLRKFNLKVIPRQTVGLVGGSGSGKSTVINLLERFYDPLGGEVLLDGINIKTLQLKWLRKQMALVSQEPILFATSIKENILFGKAEASEEEIIQAAKAANAHNFITQLPDGYDTLVGELGIQMSGGQKQRISIARALLVNPRILLLDEATSSLDSHSEKAVQNALNQVSQGRTTLIVAHRLSTLRNADAIAVIRSGQVVDFGSHDELVQNKYGPYSLMVQQQKKLMNDEIICTPKEAEVHSSSITETNAPAEMRMTYPASSLFLHKKQKDHEVMDKEYSPPTFLQLLKMTTPEWSSTLLGSLGALLYGFVHPLHSFCLGALISVYFINDHNEIKSQTRIYCFVFVGLSVVAFITNTIQHYSFGIMGENLTKRVREATMAKILTFETQWFEQEGNSTGALCSRLAKDATLVRSLVADRLAFLIQSISGVTMAVILSLVLAWRIALVAIALQPVTVGAFYLKGKMMTSMSKKILQFQNRSNELASEAVGNHRIITAFYSQDKVMTLFQKAQVGPKKESRKQSWYAGLGLFTSQFLGATNMALLFWYGGKLIYHQDISFKHLFQTFFIMMTAGKVVGESGSMSTDLSKGTDALKALFMILRRTSMMDPDDQHAIIPSQLHGKVELKEVDFFYPTRPKQLILNNLSLTVEAGEVVALVGQSGSGKSTIIRMIERFYDPSKGSVEIDGIDIKLYNLRALRSHIAWVGQEPCIFARTIHENIAYGTQGATEAEVVEAATLANAHEFISSMQDGYGTYCGERGAQLSGGQKQRIAIARAILKKPRIFLLDEATSALDVKSENLVQDAFDKTMTGRTCLIVAHRLSTIQKSNKICVVENGRIIEEGSHDDLLAKGESGAYHTLVKLQHQATAK from the exons ATGGAAGAGTCTGAGCCtgagaacaagaagaagaaaactagaAATCCAAGAACTTCACAAGGATCGCTTCGGCTTGTTCTGAAGCATGCAGACCTTCTGGATACTTTGTTGATGATACTTGGAACAATTGGATGTTTTGCAGATGGTTCAAGCGTGGCTGCAAACATGCTAGTGCTTGGCAGCCTTATGAACAGTTATGGTAGAGGTGCATCTGCTTTCAACCCTGATGACATAAACAAG TATGCCCTTGAACTGTTTTATGTTGCTGTTTTGGTTGGTTCCGGAGCATTCTTAG AGGGATTCTGTTGGGCACGCACCGCTGAAAGACAGACATCTCGACTACGCACCAGATATCTACAAGCTGTCCTACGCCAAGATGTAGGGTTTTTTGATAAAGTTGATGGAACATCCATGACATCTCAAGTGGTCTTGAGCATTTCCACTGACACACTTACCATACAAGGAGTTATCTCTGAGAAG ATTCCAAACTTCATTACAAATATGGCAATGTTCACTACTGCTCAATTAGCAGCATTATATCTTTCCTGGAGATTGGCAGTTATTGGCATCCCTGCGCTCTTGATGTTGATTATTCCAGGACTAGTGTATGGGAAGCTATTGTCTTCTGTTGGACAAAAGATCCAAGAAGCTTATGCTGTTGCAAGTGGAATAGCGGAGCAGGCGTTCTCATCCATCAGGACTGTTTATTCTTATGTTGGAGAACAGCAAACAACAAGCAGATTTTCATCAGCTTTAGAACCTACTCTGAATCTAGGCATTAAACAAGGACTCCTGAAAGGAATGGCGATTGGTAGCATTGGTCTTATATTTGCAGTTTGGGCACTAGAGGGCTGGTACGGGAGCATCCTAGTCATTGAAAAGGGGCTCAAAGGTGGGGATTGTTTCACAGCTGGAGTTTGTATCATCTTTGGGGGAGT TGCATTGGGGAGTTCTCTAGTAAATATCAAATACTTTGCTGAAGCAAATATTGCAGCTGCAACcatttttcaaatgattgaacgCATTCCAAGCATAGACTCTACAGATCCGAAAGGGGAAACCATTAATGATGTCAAAGGTGAATTGGAGTTCAAGGACATTGACTTCGCATATCCAACTAGACCAGATAACTTAGTACTTAGAAAGTTCAATCTCAAGGTGATACCCCGCCAAACTGTTGGCTTGGTTGGTGGCAGTGGTTCAGGGAAATCAACAGTGATCAATTTGCTTGAGAGATTTTATGATCCGCTTGGAGGAGAAGTATTACTCGATGGGATTAATATAAAGACCTTGCAACTAAAATGGTTGCGGAAGCAAATGGCATTAGTTAGTCAAGAACCTATACTTTTTGCAACATCAATCAAAGAGAATATTTTGTTTGGAAAAGCTGAAGCTTCAGAAGAGGAGATTATCCAAGCGGCCAAAGCTGCCAATGCCCATAACTTCATCACACAATTACCTGATGGATACGATACTCTG GTGGGTGAACTGGGAATTCAGATGTCTGGAGGGCAGAAACAGAGGATTTCCATTGCAAGAGCATTGCTCGTGAACCCAAGAATCTTGCTGCTTGATGAAGCCACAAGTTCACTAGATTCACATTCTGAGAAAGCTGTTCAGAATGCCTTGAATCAAGTCTCACAGGGACGTACTACTCTTATAGTTGCACATCGTCTTTCTACCTTGCGCAATGCTGATGCAATTGCTGTCATTCGGTCAGGACAAGTTGTAGACTTTGGTTCACATGATGAACTTGTTCAGAACAAGTATGGTCCATATTCACTGATGGTGCAACAACAGAAGAAACTCATGAATGATGAAATAATTTGTACGCCTAAAGAAGCTGAAGTCCACAGCTCATCGATCACTGAAACGAACGCTCCAGCTGAAATGAGGATGACCTATCCAGCTTCTTCACTTTTCCTCCATAAGAAGCAAAAAGACCACGAAGTGATGGATAAAGAGTACAGTCCCCCTACTTTTCTGCAATTGTTGAAAATGACCACACCTGAATGGAGTTCAACCCTACTGGGAAGCCTTGGAGCCCTACTCTATGGATTTGTACATCCATTGCATTCTTTTTGCCTAGGTGCATTAATATCCGTTTACTTCATCAATGATCACAATGAAATCAAGTCACAGACAAGAATATATTGCTTTGTCTTCGTGGGCCTATCAGTTGTTGCTTTCATAACAAATACAATTCAGCATTACAGTTTCGGAATAATGGGAGAGAATCTGACCAAGAGAGTTAGAGAGGCAACCATGGCGAAGATCCTAACTTTTGAGACACAGTGGTTTGAACAAGAAGGTAACAGTACTGGCGCTTTGTGCTCAAGATTAGCTAAAGATGCAACCCTGGTAAGATCTCTGGTTGCAGATAGATTGGCATTTCTTATTCAGTCAATTTCAGGAGTTACTATGGCAGTCATTTTGTCACTGGTGTTGGCTTGGAGAATTGCTCTCGTAGCTATTGCACTGCAGCCAGTTACCGTTGGTGCCTTTTATCTAAAGGGCAAGATGATGACTAGCATGTCCAAGAAAATATTGCAGTTCCAAAACAGAAGCAATGAGTTAGCAAGTGAGGCTGTTGGTAACCACAGAATCATTACGGCATTTTACTCTCAGGATAAGGTCATGACATTGTTTCAGAAGGCACAAGTAGGCCCCAAGAAGGAGAGCCGCAAGCAATCTTGGTATGCTGGCCTGGGGCTATTCACCTCACAGTTTCTTGGAGCAACAAACATGGCACTACTTTTCTGGTATGGGGGTAAACTGATTTACCATCAGGATATATCATTCAAGCACCTTTTCCAGACATTTTTCATCATGATGACAGCAGGAAAAGTGGTAGGAGAGAGTGGAAGCATGAGTACGGATCTATCAAAAGGGACGGACGCATTGAAGGCACTTTTCATGATTCTGCGAAGAACGAGCATGATGGATCCGGATGACCAACATGCCATCATTCCCTCACAATTACATGGAAAAGTAGAACTAAAAGAGGTGGATTTCTTCTACCCAACAAGACCAAAGCAACTGATCTTAAATAATCTCAGCTTAACAGTTGAAGCAGGAGAAGTGGTTGCTTTGGTCGGTCAAAGTGGCTCCGGAAAATCAACAATCATCAGAATGATTGAAAGATTTTATGACCCATCAAAGGGTTCAGTCGAAATAGATGGCATTGATATAAAATTATACAATCTGAGAGCTTTAAGGTCACACATTGCCTGGGTAGGTCAGGAGCCCTGTATTTTTGCACGAACAATCCATGAAAACATTGCCTACGGAACACAGGGTGCAACTGAAGCCGAGGTTGTTGAGGCAGCAACTCTTGCAAATGCACATGAATTCATAAG CTCAATGCAAGATGGTTATGGAACTTACTGCGGAGAAAGAGGAGCGCAGTTATCAGGAGGCCAAAAACAAAGGATAGCTATCGCTCGTGCGATTTTGAAAAAGCCACGAATATTTCTTCTAGATGAGGCAACAAGTGCATTGGACGTTAAATCTGAAAATCTTGTACAAGATGCCTTTGACAAGACCATGACTGGTAGGACATGCCTCATTGTGGCTCATAGACTATCtacaattcaaaagtcaaacaaaatcTGTGTGGTTGAGAATGGTAGGATCATAGAAGAGGGCTCTCATGATGATCTGCTAGCAAAAGGAGAAAGTGGTGCCTACCATACACTTGTAAAACTCCAACACCAGGCAACAGCGAAATGA